Proteins encoded together in one Aeromonas encheleia window:
- a CDS encoding ROK family transcriptional regulator, with amino-acid sequence MNEIVKGSIDLIRQLNYGLVYASLEEHKELSRTDLSRLTGLSPASITKITRELLDGGLVVTCGESSVGRGRRQTLLRINERRFQFLSMRLGRGYVDMALFDLAGRSLARHRHLFSEAERADLLASLVRAIDGFLPKKSLRLACIALCLPGQVERHSGMVKHFPFYDLRNWPLGPTLQQAFEVPVLVSGDVRTWIQAEREWGAAKNCADAVLVFVHNDIGVGMVVNGQLIESESALLGDLSHLQLEPYGQRCYCGGFGCACTLVTNQALEAQYRDLRERMQEHDLPASVNIRELCELALAGNSLCQDILHQAAGRLSRVLSNLICLLNPGKLLLGGEITRADRLLFPMLHQSLASQLPAEYLVRLQIESTHFYEDPTKPTSVQVHKALRDGSLLLDLLRGDKEA; translated from the coding sequence ATGAATGAGATCGTGAAAGGCAGTATCGATTTGATCCGTCAGCTCAACTATGGCCTGGTCTATGCCAGCCTGGAGGAGCACAAGGAGCTGTCCCGTACCGATCTGTCCCGTTTGACTGGCCTCTCGCCGGCCAGCATCACCAAGATCACCCGTGAGCTACTCGATGGCGGCCTGGTGGTGACCTGTGGCGAGAGCTCGGTGGGCCGTGGCCGGCGCCAGACCCTGCTGCGCATCAACGAGCGCCGTTTCCAGTTTCTCTCCATGCGCCTCGGCCGTGGCTATGTGGACATGGCCCTGTTCGATCTGGCTGGCCGCTCCCTGGCGCGTCATCGCCACCTGTTCAGCGAGGCGGAGCGCGCCGATCTGCTGGCCAGCCTGGTGCGGGCCATCGACGGTTTCCTGCCGAAGAAGTCCCTGCGGCTGGCCTGCATCGCCCTCTGCCTGCCGGGGCAGGTGGAGCGCCACTCCGGCATGGTGAAGCACTTCCCCTTCTACGATCTGCGCAACTGGCCCCTGGGCCCCACCCTGCAGCAGGCATTTGAGGTGCCGGTGCTGGTGAGCGGCGACGTGCGCACCTGGATCCAGGCCGAGCGCGAATGGGGCGCCGCCAAGAACTGCGCCGATGCGGTGCTGGTGTTTGTGCACAACGACATCGGGGTCGGCATGGTGGTCAACGGCCAGCTCATCGAGAGCGAGTCGGCCCTGCTCGGCGATCTCAGCCATCTGCAGCTCGAGCCCTACGGCCAGCGCTGCTATTGCGGCGGCTTCGGCTGTGCCTGCACCCTGGTGACCAACCAGGCACTGGAGGCGCAATACCGGGATCTGCGCGAGCGCATGCAGGAGCACGATCTGCCGGCGAGCGTCAATATCCGCGAGCTGTGCGAGCTGGCGCTGGCGGGCAACAGCCTGTGCCAGGACATCTTGCATCAGGCCGCCGGCCGGCTCTCCCGGGTGCTCTCCAACCTCATCTGTCTGCTCAACCCGGGCAAGCTGCTGCTGGGGGGGGAGATCACCCGCGCCGATCGGCTGCTGTTCCCCATGCTGCATCAGTCGCTTGCCAGCCAACTGCCGGCCGAGTACCTGGTGCGCCTGCAGATCGAGTCCACCCACTTCTACGAAGACCCCACCAAGCCCACCTCGGTGCAGGTGCACAAGGCCCTGCGCGACGGCAGCCTACTGCTGGATCTGTTGCGAGGTGACAAGGAGGCATGA
- a CDS encoding YchJ family protein, translated as MSTCPCGSSLSLALCCGLLHDGQPAASAEQLMRSRYSAFVLGLGDYLVHSWHPDHLGGLTADQLSHTDTRWDGLEILAARGGPADDTGMVEFKAWFKEEDERHCLHERSRFVRHQGRWVYADGEQDPAPLKIGRNDPCPCGSGKKHKKCCG; from the coding sequence ATGAGCACCTGTCCCTGCGGTTCTTCCCTCTCACTCGCGCTGTGCTGCGGCCTACTCCATGACGGTCAGCCGGCCGCCAGCGCCGAGCAGCTTATGCGCTCGCGCTACAGCGCCTTCGTGCTGGGGCTCGGCGACTATCTGGTACACAGCTGGCACCCTGATCACCTCGGTGGTCTGACGGCGGATCAGCTCTCCCACACCGACACCCGATGGGATGGGCTGGAGATCCTCGCCGCCCGGGGTGGCCCCGCGGACGACACCGGCATGGTGGAGTTCAAGGCCTGGTTCAAGGAGGAGGATGAGCGTCACTGCCTGCATGAGCGCTCCCGCTTCGTACGCCATCAGGGGCGCTGGGTCTACGCCGATGGCGAGCAGGATCCGGCGCCGCTCAAGATCGGCCGTAACGACCCCTGCCCCTGTGGCAGCGGCAAGAAGCACAAGAAATGCTGCGGCTGA